ATATCTTTAAAATATTCTTTGTATTGTGTGTGTGTTTTTGTATATGAAATTAGTAAATTAATTATTAGAGAAATTACAGTCATAGGACCTACACCACCAGGGACTGGTGTAATTGCATAACACATATCTTTAATATCTTCAAAATCACAATCGCCTGTAATTTTATTGTTTTTATCTCTGTGAATTCCTACGTCAAAAACACTTGCATCATGTTTTACGTATTTTTTTGTAATAAGATGTTTTACGCCGGTTGCAACTATTAAAACATCATGTTTATTTAAATAGTCAATATTTGATTCTTTGTTATAACTGGTTACATTTTTGTTTTTGTATAATAAAGCATATTTAACAGGTAGACCAACTATTTGACTTTCACCTACAACGCCAATGCTAGTAGTAGTTAAATTAATTTTATAATAATTTGCAAGAATAATAATACCTAAAGCAGTTGCTGGTAAAAAACCATTTTGTTGATTTTTTAATTTATAAGCATTAATTTCATTTAAACCATCAATGTCTTTTTCTTCGTTAATATTATTTAAAATTTGGCTTTTATTTAAATGTGATGGAAGTGGTAGTTGTACTATCAATCCATTCACTTTTTGTTGAATATTTTTAATTTCATTTAAAAGGGTTTCATTTGAAATATTTTCAGGATATTTAAATAATAAAGCTTCAAAACCTAATCTTTTTGCAGTATCTAATTTGTGTCTAATATAAATATTTGATTCTTCTAAATCACCAACTTGAATAATTCCTAATTTAGGAAGTGGATTTAAATTAAGTTTTTTTAAAATATTTGAAATTTTTTGCTCGAGCAAATTAGCTAGTTTTTTCCCATCTAAAAGTATTTGCATATTCATCCCCCATTTTATATGATTTATATTATATTATACTTTAACAAGCATTATTTTGCCAATTAACACAGAAAAACAAACAAAAAATACTCAAAAAGTATATTTTTATGTTTTGTGATAAATTTTAGACTAAAATAAATGATTTTTTGAGTATTTTTTTGACTTTTTGCTCAATTTTTTTGGAAATAAACAGAAAAATCACTTTAAAAAGCAATAAATCTATATAATTATCTTTAAATTTAAGGACTATTTATGAAAAAAACAAATTACCTACTTTTATTGACTCTTCCATTATCAATATCAGCTATTGTTCCGGCTGTAGTTTCTTGCTATAAGACACCAGAAAATATTGATAAAAAAAGTGAAACTGAAAAAAATAACTCAAAAAATATCACTAATAAAAACCAAAATAAACAAGAAAGCACAAATAATAACACAACAAACAAAGTACGAAAAAATGAAAATAAAGATAATTCCAACACAACAAATAAAAATGATTTAAACACTAAAGGTGAAACTAATAATAAACCT
The nucleotide sequence above comes from Mycoplasma zalophi. Encoded proteins:
- a CDS encoding bifunctional 5,10-methylenetetrahydrofolate dehydrogenase/5,10-methenyltetrahydrofolate cyclohydrolase, with the protein product MQILLDGKKLANLLEQKISNILKKLNLNPLPKLGIIQVGDLEESNIYIRHKLDTAKRLGFEALLFKYPENISNETLLNEIKNIQQKVNGLIVQLPLPSHLNKSQILNNINEEKDIDGLNEINAYKLKNQQNGFLPATALGIIILANYYKINLTTTSIGVVGESQIVGLPVKYALLYKNKNVTSYNKESNIDYLNKHDVLIVATGVKHLITKKYVKHDASVFDVGIHRDKNNKITGDCDFEDIKDMCYAITPVPGGVGPMTVISLIINLLISYTKTHTQYKEYFKDILDLANFSK